The Stomatobaculum sp. F0698 genomic sequence TGGGCAATGAGACCGAGTGCCGGAGTCACCGCATTTTCCGCCTCCGTGAGATTCGAGGGGATGCGCGCGTAGACATAGCATTTGTCCGTGAGACGCACGTCCTTTGCGCCGAGCTCCTTTAAGTCCGCCTCGAGCTTACGCGCAAGGTCGAACTGCTTCTCGGTCGAGGGATGGGTTCCCGTTTCCTCCGAGGATTGGGTGTCTATTTTGATATAAGAAATGAGTCTTTCCAGTGCATCCATACCGTTGTCTCCTTCTTTTCAAACGAAGTCTGTTACAATCCCATCCTACACGATGGGTTGCAATAACTCAACACCCCTCGCGCACTCCCCTCAGACCGCAAACTTTAAATAGTAATAGACCGGGTTTGCGAGCTCAAGTGCGCGGATGCCGAAGTCCAGAAACACAGGCGCGCCGAGCAGGCTGAGGAGTAAGAGCGGCAAGAGTAGGGCAATGAGCAAGCTTCGTTTGCCCCGCGTCAAAATACCGGTTGAAATCACGAGGAAAAGGCAGAGCAGATTCAGGAGGAAAAGCGCTGCGATTTCCCGCGCCGGATGTCCGAAGAGGCCGCCCGCAAGAAGCAGAGCCGAAAAGGCGAGGGAGGCAAGCCCCTGTACCGCGAGCAGGTAGCGGAGCGCATAGCGCCGCTGCGCCGCACGCGGTACAAAATCAAACATGCCCTGTCTCAGGTCTTCCAGATAATAGAGCAGCGCGACAAAACTCATGAGCAAAAGCCAGAGCGCTCCCATGCCGCGAAGCGGGGCGCGGAGATAACTCACCGCCGCAGCCTCTCTGCCGCCCTCGTTTACATAGGAGATCAAATCGCCGTCGATTTGAATCTCCGCATAGCGCGCCGCAATTTCCTTCGTAAACGCGGGATCGTCCGGATCGCGCGCAAAGTTCTCCGCGAGAAAACGGCGGTAAATCTCATAGGAAATCGTCGGAAAAAACGCACGGTATAAGTTCTCGCGGGACAGTTTGACGACGGAACTATCCTCCCGCTCCAATACGGTGACCAACCATAGATTCTTTCCGGCTGTCATGCGCTCCACCCGCGCTTCGAGGTCCGCAGGCAGTATCCAGGCCGCATCCAGTTTCCCCGCGCGGAGCAAATCCCGCGCGGCGCTCTCGCTCTTTACGCTGCGGTAATGCAGCACGGACTCGCTTTGCAACAGGTTCTCGGCGATTGCAGCCGCGAGAGGGGAGCTTTTCCCCTCCTTCTCTTCCGCCACAATGCCGATTTCAAGAATGCCGCTCTTTTCCCGGCTTCCCGCGCGAATCAAAAGACCCATGAGCGGCAGGAGCAGAAGGAGCACCAGAAAGCTCTTCCGCCGAAAGAAACGCTTGCAGAGCAGATATTCCCAGCGAAGAAACTGCCTCATCTCTCCCTCCTTCCCGCCCGCAAAACACCCGCGAGCATGAGAAAAGCAAGCGCCCAGAGGAGCAACACGGCGCCGGGACGAAAAAGTGTGCCGAACGCCTCACCCGCAAGGAGCCGCTCCAGATAGCGAAAGCACTGCCCGCTCGGCAGCGCGCGGCTTAGCGCCTGCATGCGCGCAGGGAAGAAGGCCAGCGGATAAAAGCAGCCGGAGAGAAACGCGAGGAAGATTCCGGCAAAGAGTTGCAGAAACGCGCCGGCAAGCAGCCCCTCTGCGAGCTCGTAAAGCAGAAACTGGAGTGCGGTCGCAAAGAACAGCGCAGGCAGGAGCCCCGCAAACATTTCCCGAAGCAGCGGAAGGAGCGGAAGAAAGGCGAGGGTCTGCAAGCCGAAATAGGCAAAATATTCCGAAAGAAGCTGCGCACCGCAACTCACCCCCTCGGCCGTAAGCAAGCGCCCCAGTACCGGTGCGCGACCGGCCGCAAAGGGCAGGGCGCTTACCCCCGAGGCAAAGAGCAAAAAGCAGAGTAAGGCTGCCCGGTAGTACTGCGCGAGATCCGAACCCGCAAGCGCTACCACCGTCTCCGCATTGTAGTTTCGGTTTCGATTTAAAACCGTGCCGAGATAGCGGAGATTGATCTCCGTCAAGAGCTTCGCATGGCGATCCCGCGCGCCGTGGGCATCAAAATAGCCCTCCGCCGCATAGATGCCCCGCTCGGTTTCCTTTAAAATCACCTCTGCCGCGCTGCCCGCCTCGCGAATCAAGGCGCTGTTTAACCCCGCCTCGAGCCCGCCTCCCACATAGTGTATGGTCTTATTCTCGCCCTCCGAGAGCGCGGAGAGAAAGTCATCCGGCACTTCGAGATAGGCCTGAATCTCGCCTCGCTTTAATTTCTCGGCAGCCGCCTCTTTGTCCAGCTGTTCATAGGAGATTGCAAGGCGGGAGCTGTCCATGTTATTTAGGATGCCGAGCCCCGTCCCGAGATAGGTCTGTCCCTGCCCTCCCACAATGCCGAGTTTCAGCTTGGCGGTCCCCTCCTCCGAGGGCGCAAATAGCCGTGTCAGGTAAAGCAAAAGCAGGGCCGCCGCCGCGAGCAGGAGAAGATTCGCAAGGAGGGCACCCGGAAGCGAGCGGAGTGCGCGCTTCCACTGCGCGCCGAAATAGCGCCTCATAAGAACAAGGCCTCCGCCGCCGCCGCGCTCTCCGGCTGCGGAATCTCGCGCAGCACGCCGTCCCGGAGAAACACCAGTCGATCGCAGTGCGCAAACTCCGCAAAATCGTGGGTCACAAAGAGCGCCGTGCCGCCCGCCGCCGTAAAACGCTTTAGGTAGGCATAAAACTGCGCCTTGCCCTCCATATCGAGCGCCGCGGTCGGCTCATCCAGCAAGAGAATTTTCGGCTCCCGCAACACGGCAATTGCGATTGAGAGTCGCTTCTTCATGCCGCCCGAGAGCTTTGCGACGGGCTTATTCAAAAACGCCGCAGCGCCGAGGGCCGTAATCACGCCCTCCGGTGCGAGCCCGCGCGCCACGGTCGCCCTGTCGTGCCAGAGCAGTAAGTTATCAAAACCGGACAACTCCTCCATCAGCGGATTCGCCTGCGGCGAAAAGCTGACCAGCGCCCTGCGGCGCTTCGCATTCGCGAAGAGTTCCTCTTCCTCGTAGCGGAAGCTGCCACTGTCCGGCCGCAGAATTCCCCCCAAAACGGAAAGAAGTGTGGTCTTCCCGCTGCCGTTTCCGCCGAGAATGCCCACACAACTTCCGTTCGCCGCCTGCAGGTTAATCTCCCGCAGGACAGCGTTCTTTCCGTATTGCTTTTTAATCTGATGTAAAACCAGCATTGATTACTGCATCATACCCGATGCCTTCAGGGACTGCTCGAGCATATCGAGGTAGTTGCTCGGGATATCCGTCTGACGGAGCTGTCCCAGATAACCGCTCCAGTTAGCGCCCTTCATGAATGCCTCAAACGCCGCATCATCCGAAACGTCGACAATGTCGCTCGGTGCGCTCGGCTCCTCGCCGCCCTCGCCGCGGGTGGTATCAATCGCAATCGTGACGTACGGCGTGTCGCCGCTCTTCAGGGCCACCGTGCCCTTGGTGCTCTTCGCGGTCTCCGCGAGATCGAAGTCGATTGCAAATGCGCTGAGATCCATCATCGAGCTGCTGCTCTCGCTCTCAAGGCGGACGCTACCCTTTGCGGTAAGCTCGCTCTTCTTGAGTGCCTCAAGATCAAGCTCGTCGAGCGTAAGAACCGCAACCTTCGAACCCTCCTGGGTGAAGGTGAACTCACCGCTCATCTTCTTGCCGTTGTTCTTGCCCTTGCCGTCCACGCGGAACAGCTCGTTTCCGTCCTCGGAGAAGGTGATCTCGGAAGCGAACTCCTCGCCCTTGTTCGGTGCCTTCATCGTGAACACATAGTTCTCGCTGGCATTCGCGTTCTCAATGCGAAGCTCTCTTGCGATGACCTTGTCGCCCTCGCCGAGCCAGATGGTGGAAACGAGCTTGCCCTCAAGCTTCTGCTCCCCTTCCTTCTCGAGAGACTCCTTGAACTTCTCGTACGTTTCCTCATCGGTGCTTGCCTTGATGATATCCGCAAGATTCTGGTCGTTCTTTGCGGTCTCGACAATCTTCTTGCCGAGCTCGGTCAGCTGCTCGCCGTCGAAAGTAACCTCAAGCTTGGTTGCGTTGACGGTGTAATCGCCGACCGTCACATCTTCCTTGGACTCCTTGACATCCTTCGCAGCGTCCGTGATGATCTTCGTATAGTTGGTCACGAGCTCGTCGAGCTTCTTGCCCTCCGGGAGTTTCTTATACTCGCTCATCATCTCGCCGAAGCTTGCGCTGTCGCCGAGCACGCTGCCCGGGATGTGCATGTACTTATCCGCGAGTTCCGGAATCTGCAGGTAGAGATCGTTGTCGGACATGACAAGGTTCATCGTGCCGAGTGCCTTGTCGTTCAGGCTGAGCGCAATGCTCTCCTCAAGCGCCGACTTGCCGATCTTTGCGCTCATCTTCATGCCGAGGGTCTTGATCCAGGAGAGGTCCGTGCCGCCCATCAACGCGCTGAGCGTGCTCTTGCCGCCGTCCTCCAGGGTAATCACGATATCACCGCTGCCGCTCTGGACCTTATCGCTCGCAAGCTTATCTCTCGTGGTCTCGTAAGCACCCGTGAACTGCGTGGTGAACTCCTTGACCTGCTTCTGCTCAGCCTCTTTGTAGCGCTGATCCGGAGAACTTGCCTTCTTTCCGCAACCGGTTGCCAGTGCCATTGCCGCAACGACAGATGCCGCGCCGACCGCAGCTCTCTTCCATCTTCCAAACAATCTCATTGGTTTCCTCCCTTTCCGCCTAAGCTTTTAGGCCGTTCCGTTAGTATAACATATTTTCTTTATTCACGGAATGTTCACAAAGCATATTTTGATTTCTTTTCGTTTTTCGTAAGATATCTTCAGGAAAAGTCTGACGCAAGCGCTTCCCAGACCGCATCCATGCCGTTGTGCGCACGAATATAGGCCGAAGCGCGCTCGGACATCCCTTCCAGGACCTTGCGGTCGCGGTATAAGCGGAGCGCCGCCGCCGCAAAGCGGGGCGCGCTGTCCTCGATCTCCATGACCGTCTCCGCAGCCGGAATGCCCTCCGCACCGATCGAGGTCGTGAGCACCGGCGCGCCGTAATAGAGCGCCTCAATGACCTTGCCCTTCACGCCCGCACCGTAGCGGAGCGGCACCACGACCAGACGGCAGTTCTCATAGAGTTCCCGCAGCCGTTCGTCCGAGACAAAGCCCAGGATGTGAATACCGTTCTCGGGGTTGTGAAGGGCTTTCAGTTCTTCCGGCACCTTGGAGCCCGCGACATAGAAATTGACCGGCTCTTCCGCGCGTATCTCGGGGAATACCTCTTTCAGGAACCAGAGCACCGCATCCAGATTCGGCGGGTGGGCAAAACCGCCCACAAAGAGCAGTCCCTCTCTCTTCTCATAGCCGAAATCGCTTAGCTCCGGGAAGCTGTCCCAGACATAAGCGGTCAGGGGCTTCACACGTATGGTGCTGTCGATTGCATGTATCGCCCTGCACTCCTCCTCCGAGGGGTAGAAACTGAGCGCCGCCTTCCGGAGCAGCGTAAGCTCCACACCCTTCCAGTAGGCCGAGGCCTCCCGGTGCGCCTCCTCTCCCGTCAGCTCGTACTCGCGCCGCTCGCGGAGGAAGTGGAGATCGTGTCCGTAGTAGAGGACGCGGATAGACGTTCTCTCCTGAATAAAGTCAATGTACTTGCTCGCAATGTGCGGGCGGTTCAGGTAGACAAAGTCGATATCCGAAGCGTGCTTCTCAATCCAATCCCAGATTCCCTTCTGCATGGCCTCGCCGTAGAGCACCTCAATGCCGAGCTGGGTCAGCGCCGTGGTGTAGGGTTCCTCCGCTGCGAAGTTGTCGCCGAGGAATTTGACCTGATAGCCCTGCTTCACAAACATCTTTAAGTACTGCCAGGTCGTGCGGCTGCCCGCGTCCTTGTCAAAGGTCGGTACATAGTGATCCACCACAAGGATAATCTTTTTGCCCTTGCTCCGCTCGCGCGCCCGGAAGGGATCCGGGTTGCCGTTGTTCTCAAACTGCTCGGCAAGTTCCTTCTTCCACTTTTCCTTTAACTTCTCGGTGTTCTCGATCTGGTAGCGCTTTAAGCCCGTGCCCTGCACATCCGTGCCGTTCGAGATGCCCTCGAAGTGGATGACCACCGACTTCGGCTGGTAGACCACGCGGTAGCCGTGGGCGCGCACCTCAAAGGCGAGATCCGAGTCCTCGCAGTAAGCGGGCGCATAGCGCGTGTCAAAGCCGCCGATTTCCTTCCAGAGCGCGTGGCGAATCAAAATCGCCGCGCCGGACATATAGTCGACATCCTTCACGTAGTTAAACTCCGGCAGTGTCGGGTCCTGCAGTCTGCCGTAGTTCCAGCCGGAGGCATCGCTCCAAATAATGCCGCCCGCCTCCTGAAGCCGTCCGTCCGGGTAGACCAGTTTGGATCCCGTCATGCCGATGCTCAGGTCTTCGTCCATCAGTTTTAAAAGCCAAGTAAGCCATCCCTCGGTCACCTTGGTATCGTTGTTCAGGAAAAAGAGGAATTCGCCGCGCGCCTTTAAGGCTGCCTGGTTACAGTTCTTTAAAAAGCCCTGGTTGGTCTCGTTTCTCGCAATCACCAGTCCCTCCGCAAAATCCGAGAGGCGCTTGGTCGCATCGCTCGAGACATCATCCGCGATGATCACCTCATAGGGGATGTCCTTCGTGTGCTCGAGAAGAGAAACCAGGCAGGCATAGGTGTACTCAATCTGGTTATAACAGGGGATGATAATCGAGACCCGCGGCGACTCAAACTGCGGGAAACGCAGCTTCCCGTGCTCTCGATAAATATCGCCGATTGCGAACTCGCCGTCTGCCAGATTCTTGCCCTCCGGCGTGTGCATGAGTTTCCAATGTTGCAGCGGATGCCGCACCGCATTCAGGCGGAATAAAAGGTGCTTTCTCTCCCTGGAGCCCTTCGGGTACTTTGCGTTAAAGATTGCGCTCGCCTTTCGACGAAGGCGGGAGTAGAGCGTCTGGTGGCGACTCAGATACTGTAAGGTTTCCGCGAGCTGTCCGTTCTCCGCGCGGAGATCCCGTATCATGGTCTCCAGATTTACGACGTGATTGTCCGTCAGGCGCTTCACCTCGGTGATTTTCTTAATCTCCGCATCCCGAATGCGAATCTCCTCCCAGGAGGCCGCGAGCTGCTCCCTGGTCTCCTCGAGGGTGCGCTCGGTCCGCGCGATGATCTCTGCGTTCTGCTGGGAGACAATGAAGCGGTCCAAGAAGCGCGCCTGTTCCTCGCCGGCCACGCTGCGCTGGAAGGCCGCCTCCTCTGCGGCAAAGCCTGCCGCCTCTTTTGCCGAAATGCCGAAGCGCAGCAAAAAGGCCTCTTCCGTGCCGAGCCCGAGGCTCTCGCGCTGCTGCTCGTAAAAGCTTCGAAGCGCGCGGTAGCGCACATAGCTCTTGTTGAGCGGCGTCGCCGAGACCCACTCGCAGTCGATACCTGTGAGCGGAACCTTGTTGATGCCGAGCGCTTCCGCGCCCTCCGGCACAAGGAAGTTGTCGAAAATCGCATCGATGTTATGCACCTCGCCGCCGCCAATGATACGCTGCAGCGCGCGCTCCAGCGTGTCCTCAAGAGGCTGTCCCTGCGAAAGCTCGCGACAGATGACGCTCGTAAAGCTCTCGCCGAGCACATAGGGGAAGCAGGCGCTTGTAAGGCCGTCCGCGGTCGCTATCTCCGCATCCGCGTATTGCAAGCCCCTGTCCTCGCTCCGCAGTAACGCGAGGCGCTCCGCAAAGGCCGAGATGTGTGCATTGCCCTCGGGGAGAGCGCGCGCTTTTCGACCCGCCGCGTGCCGTCCGCCGCCTCCCAAATAATCGTGACCAGGCGGTACGCTGCCGTCCGGTTTCGGTTGTACTTCACAAAAACAGGGCGCTCCGCCGCCGTCTCGCCGCCCTTGGTCCAGCAGGCGAGGAAGGAGTCCGCAAAGCGCGGGTAGAGCCCGTCTCGGCACACCTCGTTGTACTTTGCGCCCACATTGATCGCGACATAAGTCGGAAACCCGTAGGCCGGAATCACGCGGGACAGCTCGCCGACTTCCGGGAGACGCCGCTCCGAGTATATGGTATCCGCCAGGTTTTTGAGCGGCTCCGGGAAGTAGAAGAATCCGCTTCCCCCCTCCGCTTCCGTGAGCGCCGAGAGTTTCTCAAAACTCAGCGCGTTCTCGCCGAGTTTTTGTCCCGCAAAGGCGCGGACACCGTAGGCATTTTCCGCGGCAATCAAAAGGGTGCCGCCCGGGCTGAGAAGTTCCCGTGCCGCAACGAGCGCTGCCTCGCCATCGCTTCCGAGGGTCCCGTCAAAGAGGATATAGTCAAACCGCCCGGAGAGCGCCGTGCTCTGATCGCCGAGTTTTCCTACCAAAGTCTCAAATTCTCCCGGGAGCTTTAAGCTTTCTTTTCGCGCCCGCAGAAGGGCAAGCGCCGACATGTCCGTATCAACTGCCGTGACCGCGAGTCCCTTTCGGAGCAGAAGTGCCAAAAGACCGCCGTCCCCGGCACCGGCAAGCAGAAGTTTCGCGCCCGCGCGGAAGGGGTACCAGTCAAGCAGGCTCTCGCGGCGATCGGAAAAGAGCTCTAAGGTTTCAAGCTCCGGATTTTCGTCGAGCATGCGCGCCGTATCGTTCCCGTAGCGCTCGAGCAATTCCTTGGCTTTTTCAATTCTCTCGCTCATGCCTTCTCCTCCCTCACGGCCTCAACCTCCGAGCCCATGTCGTAAAAGCCCACGGTGTTCTTGTTCGAGATGACCGTTAAGCTCAGCACGTTATAGAGGCGGTGGTACACCACGTGCTCGCCGTTCTCATAGCCGGTGCAACTCATGGAGAGCAGATATTCGCCTCCCTGCAGATTCATCTTCTGCCGGAACGAAACCGTGTAGACATCGCCGTCCTTGACGGGCTTAATCTCCGTGCCCTCAAAGAGGGTGTTGGTTCCCGTGATATCCGTCCCCTTCTTATCCCGCAGGGTGTAGGTGAAAATCGGATTTTCGATCGGCGCGTGGAAGCGAACGCGCTCCCGTATCGTGAACATCTCCCCCTTTAAGAGGAGGTTCGTCACATTGCCGCGCGCGTCAAGGGTTCCGAAGTCCTCAAAGCTCGCTCTGCCGTCGCCGTACTCCTGCACTTCGGGATTCAGGTTCATGCGGTCTTTCATGCGCTTATCGGAGACCGTCGCTTCGACCGGTAAGCCGAGCGCCTCCTTCTTCTCTTCAATCAGTGCCTCGGCAAGTTCATCGGTCTGGTTTGCCAATATCTTCTTATAGAGGTCCACCATCTTGCCGGCCTCGCCCTGTGCCACAAAATGACCGCGATTTAAGAGCACTACCTTGTCGCAATATTTGATGATGCTGCCCATGTCGTGGCTCACCATGAGTATGGTCGTGCCGTTCTTCATCATCTCCTCCATACGGCGGTAGCACTTCGCCTGGAAGAAGACATCGCCGACCGAGAGCGCCTCGTCGACAATTAAGATCTCCGGGTCCACATTGATGGCGAGCGCAAAGGCGAGGCGCACGAACATACCGGAAGAATAGGTCTTGACCGGCTGGTTCACAAAGTCCCCGATGTCCGCAAAGCGGAGAATGTCATCCATTCTCCGCTCCATCTCCTGCCGCGAGAAGCCCATCATGGTACCGTTCATATAGATGTTCTCGAGGCCGGTGTATTCGCTGTTAAAGCCCGCGCCGAGCTCCAGGAGCGCCGAAATATTGCCGGAGACTTCCGCCGTCCCCGTGGTCGGACTCAGCACGCCGGTGATGATTTTCAGTATGGTCGACTTCCCCGATCCGTTCGTCCCGATGATACCGACCGTCTCTCCCTTCTTCACATCAAAGGAGATGTCCGAGAGTGCAAAGAAGTCACGATGATAGGACTTGTGGGTCAGGCTCACGGCCTCTTTCAGGCGGTCTATCGGTTTGTCGTAGAGCTTATAAATTTTACTGACTCCCTGCACCGAGATTGCCAGATTTTTATCCATGAATCAGTCTCCTCTTTTCTCACAGCACATCGGAAAAATGCGGGCGCAGCTTGCGGAACAGGCGAAGCCCGAGCGCAAGCAGGGCAAGTGTCACCGCCCAGAAATAAAGGCTCTGCATGGGCCGCTCAAAGAACCAGTTCCCGGCTATCATGCTGTCCCGGTAACCGCTCACAATGTAGTGAATGGGATTTAATTTCAGTATCGGCATAAGCTTTTCCGGGAAGTTCGGGAACATCTCGGGCGCCCACATGATGGGAACCAGCCACATGCCGAACTGGAGACAAATACTCACAATCTGCGACATGTCCCGGAAAAAGACCTGCACCGCCGATGTGACCAGCGTGAGCGCGAGAATCAAGACCGAGAGCGCCGCACTGTAGTAAATGAGCTGCAGCCAGGTGATGAGCGGCAGTCTCCCGTAGCAGAAGAACATCGCAATCATAATCATGACAAAGATTGCGTGCACCAGAAGGCAGGACACGAGCTTGATGACCGGCAACACCTCTACGTTAAACACCACCTTCTTAACCAGATAGTGGTACTCCTGCAGACAGTTGGTGCCGGCATTCATTGCCTCCTGGAAAAAGAACCAGGGGACGATGCCGGGGACCAGCCAGAGCACATAGGGCACGCCGGGAATCGGCGGCACCGACTTAAAGCCGAGCTGAAAGATCATGAAGTAAATGAGTACGGTCACAATCGGTTGGACAAACATCCAGATAATGCCGAAGTAGGAGCCCACAAAGCGCTTTCGAAAATCCGCCTTGGCGAGCTCAAAGATGAGCTTTCGGTTCCCGAAGAGCTCACGCACAAGTTCCGTCATAACAATCTCCTCAAACTCTCAGCACGGCAAGCGCAAAAATGCGGATTCCCACGCAGAGATTCAATATCACGAAGCCGTAGGGCACAAGGCGCTTAAACGGCAGGCCGCTCTGCAAAGCCTTGCTCTGCAGCCCGAAGAGAAAGAGCGGCAGGAGGGGCAGGAAGTATCTGCCCTGCACCCCTTCAATCCAGAGCGCATCGCGGGACGTCCAGGCGAGCAGCATCGCAAAGAGAATCCCGAAGAAACTGATGCATCCAATCAGGAGCGCATAGAAACGCGCAAAGCGGCCCGGCTCTCTGACTTCCATGTAGTGCGGCCCGAACTTCTCCTCGTCGGCAAGCGCTTCTTGCGATGCTTCCTCTTCCCGCGTTTCGCGCAGCGTTTCCGCCGCCTCTGCGATATGTTCCGTCGTCGCAGCGGTCAGCACTTCGCCCGCCGTCTCCTGTTCGGACAAGGCCGAAAGCGCAGCTTCCGTGTTCACCTCACCCTCCGGTTCCGCAGGCGTCGCGGCCGTCGGCACTTCGCCGGTCGTCGCCGTATCCGCTTCTGTCGCGACCGCGGCCGCCTCGACTTCTTCCGCCTCGTCATCGTCCTGCCAAGCGGCTTTGCTGCCCGGCACCAATACATAGTTTTTTTCACCCGTGCTGTCCGCAACGGTCAGCGCGACCAGACCGAGCGCAAAGAATAGGGTCTGCAGACCGGACGCCCCGAGCAGCGGATCCAGATTGCCGAGTTTCATTCCTATCATCTCCGCGCCCCAATTCAACAAGCGCGCCGAGAAACTGTTCACCAGCATGCGAAGGGTAAAGAAGGGATGCGAGAAGAGCTCCGAAGCCGTAAAGCCTGCGTGGCTCATATCGGCGCTCACATTGCCCGCCTGCTCCGCCGCTGCCGGGAAGAAATAAGCCTCCAACACATTCGCATTGACCGCGAGTACCGCCGCGATCAGCGAGAGCAGAAGAATCAGGATGCAGAGCAGCTTTTTGCCAAAGCCGCCGAAAACGCGCGCCGGAATGAGCAGCGCGAGCAGAATAACAGGCGCATAGACCAGCTTGCAGGGGCCGAAGAGCGCCGCGAGTGCGCAGAGTGCGATGAGTTCCCGCGCGCGTATTTCTTCCGTCCCGTAAGCGAGCTTAAAGACCAGCGCCGTAAAGAGAAATACCGTTCCGATTAAGCCCGCATCGTAGGAGAGCGAAGCCGCGAGGTGTAGGCTCATCGGCAATAAGCCCGCCGCCGCAAACCACGACTTTCCGATCGGCGTGGTTCGCACCGCGAGTGCGGTCAGCGCGACATAGCAGCAGAGGTTCAGGAACTTTCCGAGGAAGAGCAGTCCCACGGCGCCGAGTCCTAGCACACGCGCGATCGAGAATCCTATGGCCTGCGGCAGGTAGAAAACAGGCGTGGTCTTCACATCCGGAATCGGCGAAGCGACCGGCTTGGTCGAAAACGCATAGCGCTTCTCCCAGTCCTTCACCGCGCGGTAGGTGGTCTGCTTCACCGGATTGCCGAGCACTTCCGGAATTTCTTCCGTATCGTCCGGAATTTCCGGCGTCTTCACCCCGTTCATATCCTCCAGCGGATAATCGCTCGCGCGCACCGCCGTGAGACCCGCGGGACGAATGAGCGGATCTTCAAAGAGCATGGTCGAAGAAATGCGATAAGCCGTGCTGTAGTGACTCAGCTCATCCGGCGCCGAAAGCCCCGGCATCACCGCGAGATAGAGCACGCCGAGCACCATCGCGGAAAAGGCATACGCGCGATACATGCGATTGCTCTTCCGACTCCAGAGCAGCGCCGCAAAGAGCGCCGTAATCACAGAGGCCGGAAACAGGAGCTCATAGAGCACAAAGAGCAGGTTGTCCTTAAAGTGGG encodes the following:
- a CDS encoding ABC transporter permease; this encodes MTELVRELFGNRKLIFELAKADFRKRFVGSYFGIIWMFVQPIVTVLIYFMIFQLGFKSVPPIPGVPYVLWLVPGIVPWFFFQEAMNAGTNCLQEYHYLVKKVVFNVEVLPVIKLVSCLLVHAIFVMIMIAMFFCYGRLPLITWLQLIYYSAALSVLILALTLVTSAVQVFFRDMSQIVSICLQFGMWLVPIMWAPEMFPNFPEKLMPILKLNPIHYIVSGYRDSMIAGNWFFERPMQSLYFWAVTLALLALGLRLFRKLRPHFSDVL
- a CDS encoding ABC transporter permease, giving the protein MRRYFGAQWKRALRSLPGALLANLLLLAAAALLLLYLTRLFAPSEEGTAKLKLGIVGGQGQTYLGTGLGILNNMDSSRLAISYEQLDKEAAAEKLKRGEIQAYLEVPDDFLSALSEGENKTIHYVGGGLEAGLNSALIREAGSAAEVILKETERGIYAAEGYFDAHGARDRHAKLLTEINLRYLGTVLNRNRNYNAETVVALAGSDLAQYYRAALLCFLLFASGVSALPFAAGRAPVLGRLLTAEGVSCGAQLLSEYFAYFGLQTLAFLPLLPLLREMFAGLLPALFFATALQFLLYELAEGLLAGAFLQLFAGIFLAFLSGCFYPLAFFPARMQALSRALPSGQCFRYLERLLAGEAFGTLFRPGAVLLLWALAFLMLAGVLRAGRRER
- a CDS encoding ABC transporter ATP-binding protein, which produces MDKNLAISVQGVSKIYKLYDKPIDRLKEAVSLTHKSYHRDFFALSDISFDVKKGETVGIIGTNGSGKSTILKIITGVLSPTTGTAEVSGNISALLELGAGFNSEYTGLENIYMNGTMMGFSRQEMERRMDDILRFADIGDFVNQPVKTYSSGMFVRLAFALAINVDPEILIVDEALSVGDVFFQAKCYRRMEEMMKNGTTILMVSHDMGSIIKYCDKVVLLNRGHFVAQGEAGKMVDLYKKILANQTDELAEALIEEKKEALGLPVEATVSDKRMKDRMNLNPEVQEYGDGRASFEDFGTLDARGNVTNLLLKGEMFTIRERVRFHAPIENPIFTYTLRDKKGTDITGTNTLFEGTEIKPVKDGDVYTVSFRQKMNLQGGEYLLSMSCTGYENGEHVVYHRLYNVLSLTVISNKNTVGFYDMGSEVEAVREEKA
- a CDS encoding glycosyltransferase — its product is MGGGGRHAAGRKARALPEGNAHISAFAERLALLRSEDRGLQYADAEIATADGLTSACFPYVLGESFTSVICRELSQGQPLEDTLERALQRIIGGGEVHNIDAIFDNFLVPEGAEALGINKVPLTGIDCEWVSATPLNKSYVRYRALRSFYEQQRESLGLGTEEAFLLRFGISAKEAAGFAAEEAAFQRSVAGEEQARFLDRFIVSQQNAEIIARTERTLEETREQLAASWEEIRIRDAEIKKITEVKRLTDNHVVNLETMIRDLRAENGQLAETLQYLSRHQTLYSRLRRKASAIFNAKYPKGSRERKHLLFRLNAVRHPLQHWKLMHTPEGKNLADGEFAIGDIYREHGKLRFPQFESPRVSIIIPCYNQIEYTYACLVSLLEHTKDIPYEVIIADDVSSDATKRLSDFAEGLVIARNETNQGFLKNCNQAALKARGEFLFFLNNDTKVTEGWLTWLLKLMDEDLSIGMTGSKLVYPDGRLQEAGGIIWSDASGWNYGRLQDPTLPEFNYVKDVDYMSGAAILIRHALWKEIGGFDTRYAPAYCEDSDLAFEVRAHGYRVVYQPKSVVIHFEGISNGTDVQGTGLKRYQIENTEKLKEKWKKELAEQFENNGNPDPFRARERSKGKKIILVVDHYVPTFDKDAGSRTTWQYLKMFVKQGYQVKFLGDNFAAEEPYTTALTQLGIEVLYGEAMQKGIWDWIEKHASDIDFVYLNRPHIASKYIDFIQERTSIRVLYYGHDLHFLRERREYELTGEEAHREASAYWKGVELTLLRKAALSFYPSEEECRAIHAIDSTIRVKPLTAYVWDSFPELSDFGYEKREGLLFVGGFAHPPNLDAVLWFLKEVFPEIRAEEPVNFYVAGSKVPEELKALHNPENGIHILGFVSDERLRELYENCRLVVVPLRYGAGVKGKVIEALYYGAPVLTTSIGAEGIPAAETVMEIEDSAPRFAAAALRLYRDRKVLEGMSERASAYIRAHNGMDAVWEALASDFS
- a CDS encoding ABC transporter ATP-binding protein translates to MLVLHQIKKQYGKNAVLREINLQAANGSCVGILGGNGSGKTTLLSVLGGILRPDSGSFRYEEEELFANAKRRRALVSFSPQANPLMEELSGFDNLLLWHDRATVARGLAPEGVITALGAAAFLNKPVAKLSGGMKKRLSIAIAVLREPKILLLDEPTAALDMEGKAQFYAYLKRFTAAGGTALFVTHDFAEFAHCDRLVFLRDGVLREIPQPESAAAAEALFL
- a CDS encoding DUF6583 family protein — translated: MRLFGRWKRAAVGAASVVAAMALATGCGKKASSPDQRYKEAEQKQVKEFTTQFTGAYETTRDKLASDKVQSGSGDIVITLEDGGKSTLSALMGGTDLSWIKTLGMKMSAKIGKSALEESIALSLNDKALGTMNLVMSDNDLYLQIPELADKYMHIPGSVLGDSASFGEMMSEYKKLPEGKKLDELVTNYTKIITDAAKDVKESKEDVTVGDYTVNATKLEVTFDGEQLTELGKKIVETAKNDQNLADIIKASTDEETYEKFKESLEKEGEQKLEGKLVSTIWLGEGDKVIARELRIENANASENYVFTMKAPNKGEEFASEITFSEDGNELFRVDGKGKNNGKKMSGEFTFTQEGSKVAVLTLDELDLEALKKSELTAKGSVRLESESSSSMMDLSAFAIDFDLAETAKSTKGTVALKSGDTPYVTIAIDTTRGEGGEEPSAPSDIVDVSDDAAFEAFMKGANWSGYLGQLRQTDIPSNYLDMLEQSLKASGMMQ